A single Flavobacterium sp. 1 DNA region contains:
- a CDS encoding nicotinate phosphoribosyltransferase has translation MNPLLLTDGYKVDHKRQYPDGTTLVYSNWTPRKSRIDGIDEVVFFGLQYFLKKYIIQDFDLHFFKQPKEVVVQKYARRINNYLGENQVGTKHIEDLHDLGYIPMVFKALPEGASVPIRVPMFTMYNTIPEFFWLTNYFETLLSAVIWLPCNSATIAKQYRKVLDKYAEETSSMPEFVDWQGHDFSMRGMGGIEAAVTSAAGHLLSFTGSDTIPAIDFFEEYYNANSDTELIAGSVAATEHSVMCMGTTEGEYETFKRLICEVYPKGIVSIVSDTWDLWKVLTDYLPRLKDEIVSREGKVVVRPDSGDPVDIICGNPNGKTEQEKKGVIELLWDVFGGTVNAKGFKELVPQIGAIYGDSITVTRATAICERLKAKGFASTNVVLGIGSFTYQYNTRDTFGFAMKATYGEVNGEGRAIFKDPITDDGTKKSAKGLMKIELVDGQYTLTDEVSWEEEQKGELKEVFRDGKLLIDRSLSEIRSQVKNSVLQLSL, from the coding sequence ATGAACCCACTATTATTAACAGACGGTTACAAAGTTGACCACAAAAGACAATATCCAGACGGAACAACATTAGTATATTCTAATTGGACTCCAAGAAAATCAAGAATTGATGGTATTGATGAAGTTGTATTTTTTGGATTGCAATATTTCCTTAAAAAATATATCATTCAAGATTTTGATTTGCATTTTTTCAAACAGCCAAAAGAAGTAGTGGTGCAAAAATATGCCCGCAGAATCAATAATTATTTGGGCGAAAACCAAGTGGGAACAAAGCATATTGAAGACTTACACGATTTAGGGTATATCCCGATGGTGTTCAAAGCCTTGCCAGAAGGAGCCAGCGTGCCTATTCGCGTGCCTATGTTTACTATGTACAATACGATCCCTGAGTTTTTCTGGTTAACCAATTATTTTGAGACATTGCTTTCTGCGGTAATTTGGCTGCCTTGTAATTCGGCAACAATTGCAAAACAATACAGAAAAGTATTGGACAAATATGCCGAAGAAACGTCATCAATGCCAGAGTTTGTCGATTGGCAGGGACACGATTTCTCAATGCGGGGAATGGGCGGTATCGAAGCGGCGGTAACATCTGCAGCGGGACATTTATTGAGTTTTACAGGTTCGGATACAATTCCGGCAATTGATTTTTTTGAAGAATATTACAATGCCAATTCAGATACCGAATTAATAGCTGGTTCTGTTGCTGCAACTGAGCATTCTGTAATGTGTATGGGTACTACCGAAGGAGAATATGAAACTTTCAAAAGATTAATTTGCGAAGTGTATCCAAAAGGAATTGTTTCTATCGTGTCAGATACTTGGGATTTATGGAAAGTGCTTACTGATTATTTGCCTCGATTGAAAGATGAAATTGTTTCAAGAGAAGGAAAAGTAGTGGTGCGTCCAGATAGCGGAGACCCAGTTGATATTATTTGCGGTAATCCAAATGGCAAAACCGAACAAGAAAAGAAAGGGGTAATTGAACTGCTTTGGGATGTTTTTGGAGGTACTGTAAATGCAAAAGGATTTAAAGAATTAGTTCCTCAAATTGGCGCTATTTATGGAGACAGTATTACCGTAACTAGAGCAACTGCCATTTGTGAACGATTAAAAGCTAAAGGTTTTGCTTCTACTAATGTGGTTCTTGGAATTGGTTCATTTACGTACCAATACAATACAAGAGATACTTTTGGATTTGCAATGAAAGCGACTTATGGAGAAGTAAACGGAGAAGGAAGAGCCATTTTTAAAGACCCAATCACGGATGATGGTACCAAAAAATCTGCTAAAGGATTAATGAAAATAGAATTGGTTGATGGTCAATATACTTTAACAGATGAAGTGTCTTGGGAAGAAGAACAAAAAGGCGAATTGAAAGAAGTTTTTAGAGACGGAAAACTTTTAATAGACCGAAGTTTATCTGAGATTCGAAGTCAAGTCAAAAATAGTGTGCTGCAACTGAGTTTGTAA
- the gmk gene encoding guanylate kinase, with product MKKGKLIVFSAPSGSGKTTIVRHLLGKEDLNLEFSISAATREARGEEISGKDYYFMSLKEFKNHIKAEDFVEWEEVYRDNFYGTLKSEVERIWALGKNVIFDIDVAGGLRIKHKFPEETLAVFVKPPSVDELKRRLKERSTESEDKINMRIAKASVELATAPQFDVIIKNYDLPVALEEAYQLVKTFVKK from the coding sequence ATGAAAAAAGGAAAATTAATCGTATTCTCAGCACCATCGGGATCTGGGAAAACCACTATAGTTAGACATTTATTAGGAAAAGAAGATTTGAATCTGGAGTTTTCCATATCAGCAGCAACGCGTGAAGCTCGTGGTGAAGAAATAAGCGGAAAGGATTATTACTTTATGTCCTTAAAAGAGTTTAAAAATCACATCAAAGCAGAAGATTTTGTAGAATGGGAAGAAGTCTATCGCGACAATTTCTATGGAACGCTAAAAAGCGAAGTAGAACGCATTTGGGCGCTCGGCAAAAACGTAATTTTTGACATTGATGTTGCGGGCGGTTTGCGTATTAAACATAAATTTCCTGAGGAAACTTTGGCTGTTTTTGTAAAACCTCCAAGCGTAGATGAACTCAAAAGAAGACTGAAAGAACGCTCCACCGAAAGTGAAGACAAAATCAATATGCGAATTGCAAAAGCTTCTGTAGAATTGGCTACTGCACCGCAATTTGACGTGATTATCAAAAACTATGATTTGCCTGTTGCACTTGAAGAAGCGTATCAATTGGTGAAGACTTTTGTAAAAAAATAG
- a CDS encoding NUDIX domain-containing protein has product MSENQNIRVAVDAIVFGYQNNQLYVLLIQQKFGTKESYWALPGGLVQNEESLEDAVKRELKEETNISVNYFEQLFTFGDDICRDPRNRVISVAYFALVDSSKLIVKADSDAENAQWFKIDEIPALAFDHTIILGKAMERLKAKLTYEPIGFDLLPKEFLFSELENLYCTILEKEIDRRNFRKKILSFEIIEETDRFSPLKSGRPAKLFKFNKQKYNALLKKGFHFEIKFA; this is encoded by the coding sequence ATGAGTGAAAATCAAAATATCAGAGTTGCTGTTGACGCTATAGTATTTGGTTACCAAAACAATCAGCTTTATGTGTTGTTAATTCAGCAAAAATTTGGAACGAAGGAATCCTATTGGGCATTGCCTGGCGGCTTAGTCCAAAATGAGGAATCTTTGGAAGATGCTGTGAAAAGAGAGTTGAAAGAAGAAACTAACATTAGCGTTAATTATTTTGAACAACTGTTTACCTTCGGAGATGATATATGTCGTGATCCTAGAAATCGAGTTATTTCGGTGGCTTATTTTGCCTTAGTGGATTCCTCAAAATTAATAGTCAAAGCCGATTCGGATGCCGAAAACGCCCAATGGTTTAAGATTGATGAAATTCCCGCTTTAGCTTTTGACCATACGATTATTTTGGGCAAGGCAATGGAGCGATTAAAAGCAAAACTTACCTATGAACCCATAGGATTTGATTTGTTGCCAAAAGAGTTCTTATTTTCTGAACTAGAAAATTTATACTGCACCATTCTGGAAAAAGAAATTGATCGTAGAAACTTTAGAAAAAAAATATTAAGCTTTGAAATTATTGAAGAAACAGATCGTTTTTCTCCTTTAAAAAGTGGAAGACCAGCAAAATTATTTAAGTTTAATAAACAGAAATACAATGCTTTATTAAAGAAAGGGTTTCACTTCGAAATAAAATTTGCGTAA
- a CDS encoding arsenate reductase family protein produces the protein MNKIYYLATCDTCRKIIKSLPEDHDLAFHDIKQNPITVEELEEMYRLSGSYEALFSKKAQLYKSMDLKNKSLTENDYKKYILEHYTFLSRPVFIINDKIYIGNTQQNILQVMKALG, from the coding sequence ATGAACAAAATATACTACCTCGCAACTTGCGACACTTGCCGAAAAATAATAAAATCACTTCCAGAAGACCATGATTTGGCTTTTCATGACATCAAGCAAAATCCTATTACTGTTGAAGAACTTGAGGAAATGTATCGACTTTCTGGAAGTTATGAAGCTTTGTTCAGCAAAAAAGCGCAATTGTATAAATCGATGGATTTAAAAAACAAATCCCTCACCGAAAATGATTATAAAAAATACATCTTAGAACATTATACTTTCCTGAGCCGTCCCGTTTTTATTATCAATGACAAAATATACATTGGCAATACACAACAAAACATTCTTCAAGTAATGAAAGCGTTGGGTTAA
- a CDS encoding four helix bundle protein encodes MGEIKSYKDLLIWQKGIKIVCLVYQLVKSFPQEELYALTSQLKRASVSIPSNIAEGYGRNTDKSFSHFLDISRGSLFEIETQLLIANELGFIVNKTLFNEILNQIEEESKMINAFSKTLKN; translated from the coding sequence ATGGGTGAAATAAAATCATATAAAGATTTATTGATTTGGCAAAAAGGAATTAAGATAGTCTGTTTAGTTTATCAGTTAGTAAAATCATTTCCTCAAGAAGAATTATATGCTCTAACAAGTCAATTAAAAAGAGCTTCAGTATCTATTCCTTCTAATATTGCTGAAGGCTATGGAAGAAATACAGATAAATCATTTAGTCATTTTTTAGATATTTCAAGAGGCTCATTATTCGAAATTGAAACTCAGTTACTAATTGCTAATGAACTTGGTTTTATAGTAAATAAGACTTTGTTCAATGAAATTTTAAATCAAATTGAGGAAGAATCTAAAATGATTAATGCTTTTTCGAAAACCCTCAAGAACTAA
- a CDS encoding LysR family transcriptional regulator, protein MVNLEWYRTFKSVYKNGNFSLAAKELFISQPAVSQQIVMLEAHVGYKLFNRKSKGVEPTEYAKLLNNLIIDALDRLENVENGFRAKAFNANRLLTVGISRHLMSSIGSALVAKFDFIDFTFHNNDALFDLVNSKKLDFAIVNKKFDTFDTIQKKVGEIKQVVVGSTDIDISMIKQNIKAKDFKTIENWLNEQKWYSHDAGIPHIKLFWLHVFAKKRPSIVANYIIPSEYEMLEILSKNTGVAVTWNLNAKNLIQEKKLQLIWNSKEMPSTDVFLLSGKNENLSPIFQDIMVELKLVLE, encoded by the coding sequence ATGGTCAATCTTGAATGGTACCGAACGTTCAAATCGGTGTATAAAAACGGAAACTTTTCTTTGGCAGCTAAAGAATTATTTATCAGTCAGCCCGCTGTAAGTCAGCAGATAGTTATGTTGGAAGCACATGTGGGCTACAAGCTTTTTAATCGAAAGTCCAAAGGGGTTGAACCAACCGAGTACGCTAAGTTACTCAATAATTTAATTATTGATGCTTTAGATCGATTGGAAAATGTAGAGAACGGATTTCGAGCCAAAGCTTTTAACGCCAATCGATTACTGACAGTCGGTATATCCAGACATTTGATGAGCAGTATCGGCAGTGCATTGGTCGCTAAATTTGATTTTATCGATTTTACATTCCATAATAACGATGCGCTCTTTGATTTGGTGAATTCCAAAAAATTAGATTTTGCGATAGTAAATAAGAAATTCGACACTTTTGATACCATTCAAAAAAAGGTAGGTGAAATTAAGCAAGTAGTTGTCGGCTCTACTGATATTGATATTTCAATGATTAAGCAAAATATTAAAGCTAAAGATTTTAAGACCATCGAAAATTGGCTGAATGAGCAAAAATGGTACAGCCATGATGCTGGAATTCCGCATATTAAATTATTTTGGCTTCATGTTTTTGCTAAAAAAAGACCTTCGATTGTAGCCAATTATATCATTCCGTCAGAATATGAAATGCTGGAAATCCTCAGTAAAAATACTGGAGTTGCGGTTACTTGGAATCTTAATGCAAAAAATTTGATTCAGGAAAAGAAATTACAACTGATATGGAACAGCAAAGAAATGCCAAGTACTGATGTTTTTTTACTGTCAGGTAAAAATGAAAACTTGAGCCCAATTTTTCAGGATATAATGGTGGAGTTAAAGCTGGTTTTGGAGTAG
- a CDS encoding glutamate dehydrogenase, whose product MTKLKIIALLLLIGLPFNSFSQAGISHELGVIAGRIEFRSDYGQRNDTQTNLNNMGLQIAFVDYMNFSYTDFVNDYFAEHFKIRNEFSYSKTNLQHYGKWTEKNTIPSKQLKAMRGSTQLVNLGFQLEYSFVHIHDFERTIGSFAPYIALGPQVNFYTATATSELGELGNTNTTHPKYLVPSDGHPYGFSNESKMVFSGVLNIGTRYKLTPMSDLVFDIRAQYFNSDWVDGLNPNRELFTENKNNDWLTFIGFGYILYLNN is encoded by the coding sequence ATGACTAAACTAAAAATAATTGCATTACTCTTATTAATTGGCTTGCCATTTAATTCTTTTTCGCAAGCAGGAATCAGCCATGAGTTAGGTGTAATAGCTGGACGGATTGAATTTCGTTCTGATTATGGACAGCGTAACGATACACAAACCAATTTAAACAATATGGGGCTTCAAATTGCATTTGTCGACTATATGAATTTCTCCTATACTGACTTTGTAAATGACTATTTCGCAGAACATTTCAAAATAAGAAATGAGTTTTCCTATAGTAAAACCAATTTACAGCATTATGGAAAATGGACTGAAAAAAACACAATTCCATCGAAACAGCTGAAAGCAATGCGGGGTTCAACTCAATTGGTTAATTTGGGTTTCCAGCTTGAATACAGCTTTGTACATATTCACGATTTTGAGAGAACAATAGGAAGTTTTGCGCCATATATAGCTTTGGGTCCGCAAGTCAATTTTTATACTGCTACTGCAACTTCTGAATTAGGTGAACTTGGAAATACAAACACCACCCATCCAAAATATTTAGTCCCTTCAGACGGACATCCTTATGGGTTTTCTAACGAAAGTAAAATGGTTTTTTCTGGAGTTTTAAATATTGGAACCCGCTATAAACTGACTCCAATGTCTGATCTTGTATTTGACATTAGAGCTCAATATTTCAATTCGGATTGGGTTGACGGTCTTAATCCTAATCGAGAATTGTTTACAGAAAACAAAAATAATGACTGGCTGACTTTTATCGGATTTGGATATATTCTATATCTGAACAATTAA
- a CDS encoding NADAR family protein, with product MKYDIKDIAPESKFLFFWGHQPSKDGIITKTCFSQWWISPFVVDGITYKTAEHWMMAKKAELFNDDEVLEKIIQANSPAEVKKLGREVKNYDDNLWLANRYEIVKQGSFHKFNQNSDLKEFLMNTKERVLVEASPVDAIWGIGMAGDHKDIHNPEKWRGLNLLGFALMEVRDALREIEK from the coding sequence ATGAAATACGATATAAAAGATATAGCTCCCGAAAGTAAATTTTTGTTTTTCTGGGGACATCAACCTTCGAAAGATGGAATTATAACCAAAACCTGTTTCAGCCAATGGTGGATTAGTCCATTTGTGGTGGATGGCATTACCTATAAAACCGCGGAGCATTGGATGATGGCAAAAAAAGCAGAACTGTTCAATGATGATGAAGTTTTGGAAAAAATAATTCAAGCGAATTCTCCAGCTGAAGTTAAAAAATTAGGACGCGAAGTTAAAAACTATGATGATAATCTATGGCTGGCAAACCGGTATGAAATTGTAAAGCAAGGCAGTTTTCATAAGTTTAATCAAAATTCGGATTTAAAAGAGTTTCTTATGAATACTAAAGAAAGAGTTTTGGTAGAAGCGAGTCCAGTTGATGCTATTTGGGGAATTGGAATGGCAGGTGATCATAAAGACATTCATAATCCTGAGAAGTGGAGGGGATTAAATTTATTAGGTTTTGCATTGATGGAGGTTAGGGATGCATTAAGAGAAATAGAAAAATGA
- a CDS encoding RES family NAD+ phosphorylase, which yields MSITKKEQKVINKIQSRLSSCADCESWDEGEPLWLWGDATDIYNLLADSEIEDNRKEVIAFEFKCPNCSCELELMSKVSIKRKYELELEKHIFQSMKKYGNSLKDFEALIRDYPFLALNHTIGKKIFREVSKKKIAQTTIKADTVLYRSRLCESSKILGSNDLFNPPLGVPTEGRFNHNGQSYFYLCNEEEGSILEISENELVWTQTFKIDEEIDNILDLSFDYEEVSLSTDALLICLHLSEIFKKNSTNKGNWKPDYFITRFVMDCAKKSGYSGIKYNSIKMYSSMNYVLFDIKNKNIKPLDEPEVKKYSQKNIRDRDFSFLDSLKDI from the coding sequence ATGAGTATTACAAAAAAAGAACAAAAGGTAATTAATAAGATTCAATCAAGACTAAGTAGCTGTGCTGATTGTGAATCTTGGGATGAAGGAGAACCCCTTTGGTTGTGGGGAGATGCAACTGATATATATAATTTATTAGCAGATTCTGAAATTGAAGATAATAGAAAAGAAGTTATTGCTTTTGAATTTAAGTGCCCAAATTGTAGCTGTGAATTAGAGTTAATGTCAAAAGTTAGTATTAAAAGAAAATATGAGTTAGAATTAGAAAAGCATATTTTTCAATCAATGAAAAAATATGGAAATTCGTTAAAGGACTTCGAAGCTTTAATTAGGGATTATCCTTTTTTGGCTTTAAATCATACTATTGGAAAGAAAATTTTTAGGGAAGTTTCAAAAAAGAAAATAGCACAAACAACTATTAAAGCGGATACGGTTTTATATAGATCTCGTTTGTGTGAAAGCTCAAAAATACTTGGTTCTAATGATTTATTTAATCCTCCTTTAGGAGTTCCTACTGAAGGAAGATTTAATCATAATGGGCAAAGCTATTTTTATTTATGTAATGAAGAAGAAGGTTCAATTTTAGAAATAAGCGAAAATGAATTAGTTTGGACGCAAACTTTTAAAATAGATGAAGAAATTGATAATATCTTAGATTTATCTTTTGACTATGAAGAGGTTTCTCTTTCAACAGATGCATTATTAATCTGTTTACATCTTTCTGAAATTTTTAAAAAGAATAGCACGAATAAAGGGAATTGGAAACCAGATTACTTCATTACAAGATTCGTAATGGATTGTGCGAAAAAATCTGGATATAGTGGAATTAAATATAATTCAATAAAAATGTATTCGTCCATGAATTATGTTTTATTTGATATTAAAAATAAGAATATTAAACCTTTAGACGAGCCAGAAGTTAAAAAATACTCGCAAAAAAATATTAGGGATAGAGATTTTTCTTTTTTAGATAGTTTAAAAGATATTTAA
- the nadD gene encoding nicotinate (nicotinamide) nucleotide adenylyltransferase, with amino-acid sequence MKIGLYFGTYNPIHVGHLIIANHMAEHADLDQVWMVVTPHNPFKKKTTLLDDYHRLQMVHLATEDFLKIKPSDIEFKLSQPNYTVNTLVHLQEKFPSHKFSLIMGEDNLKSLHKWKNYEVILEHHNIYVYPRISSETDTSLKSELAKQNLELKNHPKIHLIDAPVVEISSTFIRENIKKGKNVQPLLPYKVWDYIDHNNFYRK; translated from the coding sequence ATGAAAATCGGACTTTATTTTGGAACTTATAATCCTATTCATGTGGGACACTTGATCATTGCCAATCACATGGCAGAGCATGCCGATTTAGATCAGGTTTGGATGGTCGTAACACCACACAATCCGTTCAAAAAGAAAACCACTTTACTTGACGATTACCACCGCTTGCAAATGGTGCATCTTGCTACTGAAGATTTTTTAAAAATAAAGCCTTCAGATATTGAGTTCAAATTATCACAGCCCAATTACACGGTAAATACACTAGTTCATTTACAAGAAAAATTTCCTAGTCACAAGTTTTCTCTAATCATGGGCGAAGACAATTTAAAATCATTACACAAGTGGAAAAACTATGAAGTGATTTTGGAACATCATAACATTTATGTCTATCCCCGCATTTCGTCAGAAACTGACACGAGCTTGAAAAGCGAACTGGCAAAGCAAAATTTGGAACTAAAAAACCATCCAAAAATCCATCTGATTGATGCTCCAGTTGTAGAAATATCTTCTACTTTTATTCGAGAAAATATTAAGAAAGGGAAAAATGTTCAGCCTCTTTTACCCTATAAAGTCTGGGATTACATCGATCATAATAATTTTTACAGGAAGTAA
- a CDS encoding YicC/YloC family endoribonuclease, whose translation MIQSMTGFGKATLQLPSKKITVEVKSLNSKGLDLNVRMPSLYREMELGLRNQIALKLERGKVDFSIFIESTAEQTSTKVNVPIVKAYIKQLREVYADADETELMKMAVRMPDTMKIEREEIDENDWVQIQTAIEEALQNILNFRRDEGQSLENEFQLRIGNIRQYMNEALALDPERVQAIKDRLQTAIAELKVNVDENRFEQELIYYLEKLDITEEKVRLTNHLDYFLETINGTEANGRKLGFITQEMGREINTMGSKANHAQMQKLVVQMKDELEKIKEQVLNVL comes from the coding sequence ATGATACAATCGATGACTGGATTTGGTAAAGCTACTTTGCAATTACCATCCAAAAAAATTACAGTGGAAGTAAAATCTTTAAACAGTAAAGGTTTAGATTTAAATGTACGAATGCCTTCTCTTTATCGCGAAATGGAACTGGGTTTACGCAACCAAATCGCTTTGAAACTAGAGAGAGGCAAAGTTGATTTTTCTATTTTTATCGAAAGTACCGCAGAACAAACTTCAACCAAAGTCAATGTGCCTATCGTGAAAGCCTACATCAAACAATTAAGAGAAGTCTATGCCGATGCCGATGAAACTGAATTGATGAAAATGGCCGTGCGTATGCCGGACACCATGAAAATAGAGCGCGAAGAAATCGACGAAAATGACTGGGTTCAAATCCAAACTGCCATCGAAGAAGCGTTACAAAATATTTTGAATTTTCGTAGAGACGAAGGACAATCTCTCGAAAATGAATTTCAATTGCGTATCGGGAACATTCGTCAATACATGAATGAAGCTTTGGCACTGGATCCAGAGCGTGTTCAGGCGATAAAAGACCGTCTGCAGACTGCCATTGCAGAATTGAAAGTAAACGTTGATGAAAATCGTTTTGAGCAGGAATTAATCTATTACCTCGAAAAACTGGACATCACCGAAGAGAAAGTGCGTTTGACCAACCATTTGGATTACTTCTTGGAAACCATCAATGGAACGGAAGCCAACGGCAGAAAACTAGGTTTCATCACTCAGGAAATGGGACGTGAAATCAACACTATGGGTTCCAAAGCGAATCATGCTCAAATGCAAAAATTAGTGGTTCAGATGAAAGATGAATTGGAAAAAATTAAGGAACAAGTGTTGAATGTTTTGTAA
- the prs gene encoding ribose-phosphate diphosphokinase codes for MILNLDPNFKPFAAQQEVIFQNFTFSGGEPHIKIDPNFDVTQKITITHRLNSFNDLGLLCIAVDALRRMDVKNMELFIPYFPAARQDRVMIKGEPLSVKVYADIINGMQFDKVFVFDAHSEVTPALVNHCEVISNHTFIEAVVKAIGNDVKLISPDGGALKKIYKVSEFLGGVEVVECSKSRDVKTGRLSGFKVYNNDLQGADCLIVDDICDGGGTFVGLAEELKNKNAGRLYLAVSHGIFSKGFAVLNCFEKIFTTNSFKDFEGENVEVIGLNQLI; via the coding sequence ATGATACTTAATTTAGACCCAAATTTCAAACCATTTGCTGCACAGCAAGAAGTTATTTTTCAAAATTTCACTTTTTCAGGGGGAGAACCTCACATCAAAATAGATCCCAATTTTGATGTAACACAAAAAATCACCATTACCCATCGATTAAATTCATTCAATGATTTAGGATTATTGTGTATTGCAGTTGATGCTTTGCGCAGAATGGATGTGAAAAACATGGAACTTTTCATTCCTTATTTCCCTGCTGCCAGACAAGACAGAGTGATGATTAAAGGAGAGCCATTATCGGTTAAAGTGTATGCCGATATCATTAATGGAATGCAATTCGACAAAGTGTTTGTTTTTGATGCGCATTCTGAAGTTACGCCAGCATTGGTAAATCATTGCGAAGTGATTTCGAATCATACTTTTATTGAAGCGGTTGTGAAAGCAATAGGAAACGACGTCAAGTTAATTTCTCCAGATGGGGGGGCCTTGAAGAAAATTTATAAAGTTTCAGAGTTCTTGGGCGGAGTTGAAGTAGTGGAATGCAGTAAAAGCCGAGATGTAAAAACTGGAAGATTATCTGGGTTTAAAGTGTATAATAACGATTTACAGGGAGCAGATTGTTTGATTGTAGATGACATTTGTGATGGTGGAGGAACTTTTGTAGGTCTTGCCGAAGAACTGAAAAACAAGAATGCTGGTAGGTTGTATTTGGCAGTAAGCCACGGGATTTTTAGTAAAGGATTTGCTGTTTTGAATTGTTTCGAAAAAATATTTACCACCAATTCATTCAAAGATTTTGAAGGAGAAAATGTGGAAGTGATTGGATTAAATCAATTGATATGA
- a CDS encoding RNA 2'-phosphotransferase yields MNEKAAKGISKFLSFVLRHSPETIGLELDENGWADVEDLISKCPKDGSILNLELLEFVVENNDKKRFVFNENKTKIRASQGHSISVELNLVETEPPEFLYHGTVGKFLENIRKEGLQKISRQHVHLSKDKETAVKVGSRRGIPQILIIKSGIMQRDGFKFYLSENNVWLTDKVPETYIQF; encoded by the coding sequence ATGAACGAAAAAGCAGCAAAAGGCATCAGCAAATTTTTGAGTTTTGTACTTAGGCATTCGCCAGAAACAATCGGATTAGAATTAGACGAGAATGGCTGGGCAGATGTAGAAGATTTAATTTCAAAATGTCCCAAAGATGGAAGTATATTAAATCTGGAACTTTTGGAATTTGTTGTAGAAAACAATGATAAAAAACGTTTTGTTTTTAATGAAAATAAAACAAAAATCCGTGCAAGTCAGGGGCATTCTATTTCAGTTGAATTGAATTTAGTTGAAACAGAACCTCCGGAATTTTTATATCACGGCACCGTTGGAAAGTTTTTGGAAAATATTCGAAAAGAAGGTCTGCAGAAAATCAGCCGTCAGCATGTGCATCTTTCAAAAGATAAAGAAACTGCCGTAAAAGTTGGAAGCAGGAGAGGAATCCCTCAAATTTTGATTATTAAGAGCGGTATTATGCAGAGAGATGGATTTAAATTTTACTTGTCTGAGAACAATGTTTGGCTGACAGACAAAGTTCCAGAAACGTATATTCAATTTTAA
- a CDS encoding DinB family protein: MKDTFEVNSTSRKMLNAYFENYTLEQLNKIPEGFDNNLIWNIGHVVVTQQVLVYKLSGLPMMVSDEMVEKYRKGTKPEQDVTQEEADEIKELLFDTLHKLEVDYNNGIFVNYQEYPTSTGYILKSAVGAIEFNNFHEGLHIGIMMSIRKFV; encoded by the coding sequence ATGAAAGATACGTTTGAAGTTAACAGCACCAGCCGAAAAATGCTAAATGCTTATTTTGAAAATTACACATTAGAACAATTAAATAAAATTCCCGAAGGATTTGATAATAATTTAATTTGGAATATTGGGCATGTTGTTGTGACACAGCAAGTTTTAGTTTATAAATTATCAGGATTGCCAATGATGGTTTCGGATGAAATGGTGGAGAAATACAGAAAAGGAACGAAGCCAGAACAGGATGTAACCCAAGAAGAGGCAGATGAGATAAAAGAATTATTGTTTGATACGCTGCATAAATTGGAAGTAGATTACAACAATGGCATTTTTGTAAATTACCAAGAATATCCAACATCTACAGGATATATTTTGAAAAGTGCTGTAGGAGCTATAGAGTTCAATAATTTTCACGAAGGGCTTCATATTGGAATCATGATGAGCATCAGAAAGTTTGTATAA